The Sulfolobales archaeon genome includes the window GCTTTCGAGAATTAAAATTATAGTTCTTTAAAGCATCTCTAACCTCCTACTGCGGGTGGTAGGATTGCTATGACGTCATCATCTTTAATCTTTACAGATCTAGCGTCATAGTCCTTCACAGCGGAACCGTTGATCAGAATAGCGTATCTACCCTTGATCCTGCCATTCTCATCAAGCAATATGCTGGAGATCTCTACACCCAGCTCTCTACTCAGAATCTCTATAAGCTCGTAGAGTGTTAGATCTTTTGATATCCTTATCATGTATTCTCTCACCTTTACTATCTCATATAATTCTCCATAGAATCTTATCTCAACCATGACGATATCAATCCTCTAAATATTACTCGTGCTATAGTAATTAAATAGTATTATGCTAATAATCTGTATCCTGCTATGAAGATCTCGGCAGATTTCTCCAACAGTATATTAATTTTCCATAATTAGAAGAATATTATCAGGTAGTTATCTTGGAGAACGAAGTT containing:
- a CDS encoding MoaD/ThiS family protein; its protein translation is MVEIRFYGELYEIVKVREYMIRISKDLTLYELIEILSRELGVEISSILLDENGRIKGRYAILINGSAVKDYDARSVKIKDDDVIAILPPAVGG